A DNA window from Methylobacterium sp. NMS14P contains the following coding sequences:
- a CDS encoding acetamidase/formamidase family protein — MCAGDDPTCHAFEEHRRRFRRDLEPERRAFLKSGFAATGAAAAAFAAGGPSLVSPALAQASGAKIAATAHYHLPANAETVHWGFFSRSLKPQVEIGSGDFVTIETLTHQASDDAERMIQGDPGAESVYLWTKDKMGVSPRGAGAMDAKIGPGGGLGVHICTGPVAIRGAEPGDVLEVRILDVAPRPCANPKYKGLAFGSNAAAWWGYHYNDLITGDKPREVVTIYEVDATGERDWARAVYSFRWPGVTDPFGVSHPTIDYPGLPVDHSRTQKTFEVLKGIRVPIRPHFGTMGVAPAEADRVNTIPPSYTGGNIDNWRIGKGATLYYPVAVPGALFSVGDPHASQGDSELCGTAIECSLTGTFQFILHKKADLPGTPLEALDFPMIETRDDWVLSGFSYPNYLRDLGPDAQSAIFQKSSIDLAMRDAFRKMRQFLMHAKGLTEDEAISLMSVAVDFGITQVVDGNWGVHAVVKKAIFSDRVT; from the coding sequence ATGTGCGCGGGCGACGATCCAACCTGCCACGCCTTCGAGGAGCACCGCCGAAGATTTCGGCGGGATCTCGAGCCGGAGCGGCGCGCCTTCCTGAAGAGCGGCTTCGCGGCGACCGGGGCCGCCGCCGCGGCCTTCGCGGCCGGCGGCCCGTCGCTAGTGAGCCCGGCTCTGGCCCAGGCGAGCGGCGCCAAGATCGCCGCCACGGCGCATTATCACCTGCCGGCGAACGCCGAGACGGTGCACTGGGGCTTCTTCAGCCGCAGCCTCAAGCCCCAGGTGGAGATCGGCTCGGGCGATTTCGTCACGATCGAGACGCTCACACACCAGGCGAGCGACGACGCCGAGCGGATGATCCAGGGCGATCCGGGCGCCGAGAGCGTCTATCTCTGGACCAAGGACAAGATGGGTGTCTCGCCCCGCGGGGCCGGCGCCATGGACGCCAAGATCGGCCCCGGCGGCGGCCTTGGCGTGCACATCTGCACCGGCCCGGTGGCGATCCGCGGCGCCGAGCCCGGCGATGTCCTGGAGGTGCGCATCCTCGACGTCGCCCCCCGCCCCTGCGCCAATCCCAAGTACAAGGGACTCGCCTTCGGCAGCAACGCGGCGGCGTGGTGGGGCTACCACTACAACGACCTGATCACCGGCGATAAGCCCCGGGAGGTCGTGACCATCTACGAGGTCGACGCCACCGGCGAGCGCGACTGGGCCCGGGCGGTCTACAGCTTCCGCTGGCCGGGCGTGACCGACCCGTTCGGCGTCTCCCACCCGACCATCGACTATCCCGGTCTGCCGGTCGATCACTCCAGGACGCAGAAGACCTTCGAGGTTCTCAAGGGCATCCGGGTGCCGATCCGGCCGCATTTCGGCACGATGGGCGTCGCGCCCGCCGAGGCCGACCGGGTGAACACGATCCCGCCGAGCTACACCGGCGGCAACATCGACAACTGGCGGATCGGCAAGGGCGCGACCCTCTACTACCCGGTGGCGGTGCCGGGCGCCCTGTTCTCGGTGGGCGATCCCCATGCCAGCCAGGGCGATTCCGAATTGTGCGGCACCGCGATCGAGTGCTCGCTCACCGGGACCTTCCAGTTCATCCTGCACAAGAAGGCGGACCTGCCCGGCACGCCGCTGGAGGCCCTCGACTTCCCGATGATCGAGACTCGGGACGACTGGGTGCTGTCCGGCTTCAGCTACCCGAACTACCTGCGCGACCTCGGTCCGGACGCCCAGAGCGCGATCTTCCAGAAGTCCTCCATCGACCTCGCCATGCGCGACGCCTTCCGCAAGATGCGCCAGTTCCTGATGCACGCGAAGGGCCTCACCGAGGACGAGGCCATCTCGCTGATGTCGGTGGCGGTCGATTTCGGGATCACACAGGTCGTGGACGGCAACTGGGGCGTCCACGCCGTGGTCAAGAAGGCGATCTTCTCCGATCGCGTCACCTGA
- a CDS encoding glycosyltransferase family 2 protein, with translation MPSLVAIVVAHDSADVLPGCLAALAGQHVPAIVVDNASRDASAAVAEAAGAQVIRNARNEGYGRANNRGVRAAETAERVLIVNPDVVLRPGAVDALLDAARSWPDAGLLAPRLVEPDGRFFFQARSLLAPYLTNPTGRLALPQGDACAPFLSGACLMMPRALFLDLGGFDENIFLFYEDDDLCRRVADRGRALIHVHRAEALHGRGRSSAPESGRVFRARWHQAWSRAYVSRKYGLPDPSLAALAANVPKTLLSGLVLRRAGLERYGGSAAGALAFLRGRTALAREGLTG, from the coding sequence GTGCCGAGTCTCGTCGCGATCGTCGTCGCGCATGACAGCGCCGACGTGCTGCCCGGCTGCCTCGCGGCGCTGGCCGGGCAGCACGTCCCTGCGATCGTGGTCGACAATGCCAGTCGGGACGCCTCCGCGGCCGTCGCGGAGGCCGCGGGCGCCCAGGTGATCCGCAACGCCCGCAACGAGGGCTACGGCCGCGCCAACAACCGGGGCGTCCGCGCGGCCGAGACGGCGGAGCGCGTCCTCATCGTCAACCCCGACGTCGTGCTGCGGCCGGGTGCCGTGGACGCCCTGCTGGACGCGGCCCGCTCCTGGCCGGACGCGGGCCTGCTGGCCCCGCGCCTCGTCGAGCCCGACGGGCGCTTCTTCTTCCAGGCGCGCTCGCTGCTGGCGCCTTATCTCACGAACCCGACCGGACGGCTCGCGCTGCCGCAGGGCGATGCCTGCGCGCCGTTCCTGTCCGGGGCCTGCCTGATGATGCCGCGCGCCCTGTTCCTCGACCTCGGCGGGTTCGACGAGAACATCTTCCTGTTCTACGAGGACGACGACCTGTGCCGGCGCGTCGCCGATCGCGGCCGCGCCCTGATCCATGTCCACCGCGCGGAAGCGCTGCACGGTCGCGGCCGGTCGTCGGCGCCCGAGTCGGGACGGGTGTTTCGCGCGCGCTGGCATCAGGCGTGGTCGCGCGCCTATGTCAGCCGGAAGTACGGCCTCCCGGACCCGAGCCTCGCCGCACTGGCGGCCAACGTGCCGAAGACGCTGCTGTCGGGGCTGGTCCTGCGGCGGGCGGGCCTCGAGCGCTACGGCGGATCGGCCGCGGGCGCCCTCGCCTTCCTGCGGGGCCGGACCGCGCTGGCCCGCGAGGGTCTGACCGGATGA
- a CDS encoding acyltransferase family protein: MSAPTIATALERGRNGFTGLRLMLALAVVVSHAFSVATGASGDEPLARLTGYTLGEHAVNGFFAVSGFLVTMSCDRRGLRDYALARTLRILPGLVAATLVVALGLGAALTRLPVTDYWRDPALWSFIRGTLTTFKSNAALPGVFESNPYRAPLGTVWTLKYEVLCYLGVLVAALCGLLRRRWSAPLIVAGLALALVIACGLRGPDLPKGTETALRLPLIFAAGACLYLWRDRLRVSAAALACLVFGAFVLARTPAYPALLFLAEAYGVVWLALGPLARGLFDPSSDLSYGIYLYGWPIQQSLHALWPAASGPALLAPALALTLLVAALSWYGVERPALSLKARALGRRRLGTIEPAGP, from the coding sequence ATGAGCGCGCCGACGATCGCGACCGCGCTGGAGCGCGGCCGCAACGGCTTCACCGGCCTGCGGCTGATGCTGGCTCTGGCGGTCGTCGTGTCCCACGCGTTCAGCGTCGCGACCGGCGCGTCCGGCGACGAGCCCCTCGCCCGGCTCACCGGCTACACGCTCGGTGAGCACGCGGTGAACGGCTTCTTCGCCGTGTCGGGCTTCCTGGTCACGATGAGCTGCGATCGCCGCGGCCTCCGGGACTACGCCCTTGCCCGCACTCTGCGGATCCTGCCAGGGCTCGTGGCCGCGACACTTGTCGTCGCGCTCGGGCTCGGCGCGGCCCTGACCCGCCTGCCCGTCACCGATTACTGGCGCGATCCCGCCCTGTGGTCGTTCATCCGCGGGACGCTGACGACCTTCAAGAGCAACGCCGCCCTCCCCGGCGTCTTCGAATCCAACCCCTACCGGGCGCCCCTCGGCACGGTCTGGACGCTGAAATACGAGGTGCTGTGCTACCTCGGCGTCCTCGTCGCTGCCCTGTGCGGCCTGCTCCGGCGCCGGTGGTCGGCTCCCCTGATCGTGGCCGGGCTGGCACTCGCCCTGGTGATCGCCTGCGGCCTCCGCGGCCCCGACCTGCCCAAGGGCACCGAGACGGCGCTGCGTCTGCCGCTGATCTTCGCGGCCGGCGCGTGCCTCTACCTGTGGCGCGACCGCCTGCGGGTCTCGGCCGCGGCCCTTGCCTGTCTGGTCTTCGGCGCCTTCGTTCTCGCGCGGACTCCGGCCTACCCGGCCCTGCTGTTCCTCGCCGAGGCCTACGGCGTGGTCTGGCTCGCCCTCGGCCCCCTCGCGCGCGGTTTGTTCGACCCGTCGTCTGACCTCTCCTACGGGATCTACCTCTACGGCTGGCCGATCCAGCAGAGCCTGCACGCGCTGTGGCCGGCCGCCTCCGGGCCCGCGCTCCTGGCGCCGGCACTCGCCCTCACGCTGCTGGTCGCGGCCCTATCCTGGTACGGGGTCGAGCGGCCGGCCCTGTCGCTCAAGGCGCGGGCGCTCGGGCGACGCCGCCTCGGCACGATCGAGCCGGCAGGGCCGTGA
- a CDS encoding CatB-related O-acetyltransferase, translated as MTGLLHRLRRGRNPHNETRIHLAKLARTHGFSIGAYSYGRPKVRFPESGRCLTIGRYCSIADKVEILLGGDHRLDWASTYPFAAMRGLFPDADAPEDYHASRGDVVIGNDVWLGSGCMILSGVTVGHGAVVAARAVVTRDVPAYAVVAGNPARVVRRRFDAATVEALVASAWWDLPHDAVTRLVPLLQSGRIADLLAALRAGAVSRTGGAHHEDHPRSGR; from the coding sequence ATGACCGGTCTGTTGCACCGGCTGCGCAGGGGGCGCAACCCGCACAACGAGACCCGGATCCACCTCGCCAAGCTGGCAAGGACCCACGGCTTCTCCATAGGCGCTTATTCGTACGGGCGTCCAAAAGTCCGCTTCCCGGAGAGCGGGCGGTGCCTGACGATCGGCCGCTATTGTTCCATCGCCGACAAGGTCGAGATCCTGCTCGGCGGCGATCACCGCCTCGACTGGGCGTCGACCTACCCGTTCGCGGCGATGCGCGGGCTGTTCCCTGACGCCGACGCGCCGGAGGATTACCACGCCTCCCGCGGCGACGTGGTGATCGGCAACGATGTCTGGCTCGGATCCGGCTGCATGATCCTGTCAGGCGTGACGGTCGGCCACGGCGCCGTGGTGGCGGCCCGCGCCGTGGTGACCCGCGACGTGCCGGCCTACGCCGTTGTTGCGGGCAACCCGGCCCGGGTGGTGCGCCGCCGCTTCGACGCGGCGACCGTCGAGGCGCTCGTGGCGTCGGCGTGGTGGGACCTGCCGCACGATGCGGTGACGCGGCTCGTGCCGCTGCTCCAGAGCGGGCGGATCGCCGACCTGCTCGCGGCGTTGCGCGCGGGCGCGGTTTCCCGTACCGGCGGGGCCCATCACGAAGACCATCCGAGATCCGGACGATGA
- a CDS encoding methyl-accepting chemotaxis protein has protein sequence MALMLLGYAGNALIDARLQAQQAQAAVTLTRASRQLLKTILPTRLERGAALALGGDASADPDSLKAYATYREAMIAGFKSFQDLLQNQSVPAVTATVARLNAAQDAVNLLRPRIADALRVAKPERDPALLPAVLAAFQELLDALTATTDAVDSAIPRSDAMLQRYLVLKRSAWATRVAIGNVALRVQTSLAAGTSWSLPETVAAAEERARLQSAWSSTSEAAAHLSDAARAAFERAKRGNFEGEAAEAGRAVFDALSERRASPYTFQDIRKRNTAEQMTIVNLADTALDEMVGRAETLAAAANRVLLHNAAALLAALLLVGLGLVALFGGVLRPIRTIATAMRALTGGETAVVLPVHAYRNEFAPIMVAVQAFRDNLIRTRELEVEAERARLDADDQRRDSLRQMAQRFEQAVGGMIGRVAASASALQVTAQTMTVTATQTAGQSTTVAAAAERASGNVDTVAAAAEELGTSVQEIGRQADGSADIARQAAAEADRTAARVQDLSSAVNKIGAVVGLISSIAEQTNLLALNATIEAARAGAAGRGFAVVASEVKALAEQTAKATDEISGQIAQVQASTDQAVEAIAAITARIREINGVAASIAAAVEEQGAATQEIVRNVGQAAVGTGEVTSTITGVAQAAESTGLAASQVLDAASALSDQSGHLTAEVGRFLASVRVSYAVSAAQVALVRGSFETVQALGDAVADLFYGRLFDIAPQIRALFPDDLAAQKRKLVAMLALAVSNLDKPEALVATVRDLGDRHVGYGALQAHYEPVGAALVWTLEQGLGPDFTPEIREAWVETYRVIAGLMTMAGTAKAA, from the coding sequence ATGGCACTGATGTTGCTGGGATATGCGGGAAATGCTCTGATCGACGCGCGGCTCCAGGCGCAACAGGCCCAGGCGGCGGTCACGTTGACGCGCGCGAGCCGCCAACTCCTCAAGACGATCCTCCCAACGCGCCTCGAGCGGGGGGCAGCCCTCGCCTTGGGCGGGGATGCATCCGCTGACCCGGACAGCCTGAAAGCCTACGCGACTTACCGGGAGGCGATGATCGCGGGCTTCAAGAGCTTCCAGGACCTGTTGCAGAACCAGAGTGTGCCCGCTGTGACGGCGACGGTGGCGAGGCTGAACGCGGCGCAGGACGCCGTGAACCTGCTCCGCCCCCGCATCGCTGACGCTCTGCGGGTCGCGAAGCCGGAGCGGGACCCGGCGCTGCTGCCCGCCGTGCTGGCGGCCTTCCAGGAACTCCTCGACGCGCTGACGGCGACCACGGATGCCGTGGATTCGGCGATCCCGCGCTCCGACGCGATGCTGCAGCGCTACCTTGTCCTCAAGCGGTCAGCCTGGGCGACCCGCGTCGCGATCGGCAACGTCGCCCTGCGCGTGCAGACGTCACTGGCCGCCGGAACGTCGTGGTCGCTGCCCGAGACCGTGGCCGCGGCCGAGGAGCGGGCGCGGCTCCAGTCGGCCTGGTCGAGCACCAGCGAGGCCGCGGCGCATCTCTCGGACGCCGCGCGCGCGGCGTTCGAGCGAGCCAAGCGCGGCAATTTCGAGGGCGAGGCGGCGGAGGCGGGGAGGGCGGTCTTCGACGCTCTGAGCGAGCGGCGGGCGTCCCCCTACACGTTCCAGGACATCCGCAAACGGAACACCGCCGAGCAGATGACGATCGTCAATCTCGCCGATACCGCCCTCGACGAGATGGTCGGGCGGGCCGAAACCCTCGCCGCGGCGGCGAACCGCGTTCTCCTGCACAACGCCGCGGCGCTGCTCGCCGCCCTGCTGCTCGTCGGCCTCGGCCTCGTCGCGCTGTTCGGGGGCGTGTTGCGGCCGATCCGGACCATCGCCACGGCGATGCGCGCGCTGACCGGGGGCGAAACCGCCGTCGTCCTCCCGGTACACGCCTACCGGAACGAGTTCGCGCCGATCATGGTGGCCGTGCAGGCGTTCCGGGACAACCTGATCCGCACGCGCGAGCTCGAGGTCGAGGCCGAGCGGGCGCGGCTGGACGCCGACGACCAGCGGCGGGACAGCCTGCGCCAGATGGCGCAACGGTTCGAGCAGGCGGTCGGAGGCATGATCGGCCGGGTTGCGGCATCGGCCAGCGCCTTGCAGGTCACGGCGCAGACGATGACGGTGACGGCCACCCAGACGGCCGGGCAGTCGACGACGGTCGCGGCCGCCGCCGAGCGGGCCTCCGGCAACGTCGACACCGTGGCGGCGGCCGCCGAGGAGCTCGGCACCTCCGTGCAGGAGATCGGGCGGCAGGCCGACGGCTCGGCGGACATCGCACGGCAGGCCGCGGCCGAGGCCGACCGAACCGCCGCGCGCGTGCAGGACCTGAGCAGCGCCGTGAACAAGATCGGCGCCGTCGTGGGGCTAATCTCATCGATCGCCGAGCAGACCAACCTGCTGGCGCTCAACGCCACCATCGAGGCAGCGCGCGCGGGCGCCGCCGGCCGCGGCTTCGCGGTCGTGGCTTCCGAGGTTAAGGCGCTGGCCGAGCAGACCGCCAAGGCCACCGACGAGATCTCCGGGCAGATCGCGCAGGTGCAGGCCTCCACCGATCAGGCGGTCGAGGCCATCGCGGCGATCACCGCGCGGATCCGCGAGATCAACGGCGTCGCGGCCTCGATCGCGGCGGCCGTCGAGGAACAGGGTGCGGCGACGCAGGAGATCGTCCGCAACGTCGGGCAGGCGGCTGTCGGCACCGGTGAGGTTACCAGCACCATCACCGGCGTCGCGCAGGCGGCCGAGAGCACCGGCCTGGCCGCCAGCCAGGTCCTCGACGCGGCCTCCGCCCTGTCGGACCAGTCTGGCCACCTGACCGCGGAGGTCGGACGGTTTCTGGCCAGCGTCCGTGTCTCCTACGCGGTCTCCGCCGCGCAGGTCGCGCTGGTGCGTGGCAGTTTCGAGACGGTGCAGGCGCTGGGCGATGCCGTGGCGGATCTGTTCTACGGACGCCTGTTCGACATCGCGCCACAGATCCGCGCGCTCTTCCCCGACGACTTGGCCGCGCAGAAGCGGAAACTCGTCGCTATGCTGGCGCTGGCGGTGTCCAACCTCGACAAGCCGGAGGCCCTGGTCGCGACCGTGCGCGATCTCGGGGACCGGCACGTCGGCTACGGCGCGCTGCAGGCGCATTACGAGCCGGTCGGCGCCGCTCTGGTCTGGACCCTGGAACAGGGGCTCGGCCCGGACTTCACGCCGGAGATCCGGGAGGCCTGGGTCGAGACCTACCGGGTCATCGCCGGTCTCATGACGATGGCCGGAACCGCGAAGGCCGCGTGA
- a CDS encoding DUF3297 family protein, giving the protein MTDTPPDRLASNPNSPFYDEKVLERGVGVRFKGVEKTNVEEYCVSEGWVRLSAGKTLDRAGNPMTVKLKGTVEPYFRDPAADA; this is encoded by the coding sequence ATGACCGACACCCCCCCCGACCGCCTGGCCTCCAACCCGAACAGCCCGTTCTACGACGAGAAGGTGCTGGAGCGCGGGGTCGGCGTCCGGTTCAAGGGCGTCGAGAAGACCAATGTCGAGGAGTACTGCGTGAGCGAGGGCTGGGTCCGGCTCTCGGCCGGCAAGACCCTTGACCGGGCCGGCAACCCGATGACGGTGAAGCTGAAGGGCACCGTGGAGCCCTACTTCCGCGACCCCGCCGCGGACGCCTGA
- a CDS encoding NADP-dependent malic enzyme, producing MADNMSEDLKAGALVYHRLPKPGKLEIQATKPLGNQRDLALAYSPGVAAACMAIHDDPQQAAELTIRQNLVAVLSNGTAVLGLGDIGPLASKPVMEGKAVLFKKFAGIDVFDIEVDQKDVSKLVDVVCALEPTFGGINLEDIKAPECFEVEEQCRARMNIPVFHDDQHGTAIIVAAAVLNGLELAGKNLSDVRIVTSGAGAAALACLNLLVSLGATRENITVTDIKGVVYKGRPELMDRWKDVYAQETDKRTLAEVIPGADVFIGLSAGGVLKPEYLKEMAEKPLIMALANPYPEIMPDLAEKERPDAMICTGRSDFPNQVNNVLCFPYIFRGALDVGAHKINEEMKKAAVKAIAGLAHETTSDVVARAYGGEARPFGPRSLIPSPFDPRLILRIAPAVAKAAMDSGVAGRPLPDLDAYVESLDRFVHRSGLIMKPLFSKAKAEPKRVIYAEGEDERVLRAVQAIVEDKVAFPILVGRPRVVETRLKRFGLSIEHGRDFELIDPEDDPRYRAYVQTYLEVAGRRGITPDAARTLVRTNSTVIGAIAVRRGEADALICGLEGRFETRLRIIRDVIGLAPGVEQCAAMSLVVTHNGAYFLADTHVRQNPTAEEIADVAQACASHVSRFGMTPKIALLSHSDFGQSDSPSAMKMRDALALLHARDPQLQVDGEMQADSALNEMVRERVLPGSRLKGAANVLIFPNLDAANIAFQFAKVLADALPVGPLLIGPAKPAHILTPSVTARGIVNVTAAAVVEAQADEAAATVEERGVGMLSE from the coding sequence ATGGCCGATAACATGTCCGAGGACCTCAAGGCCGGGGCGCTCGTCTACCACCGCCTGCCCAAGCCCGGGAAGCTGGAGATCCAGGCGACCAAGCCGCTCGGCAACCAGCGCGACCTCGCGCTCGCCTACTCGCCCGGCGTCGCCGCCGCCTGCATGGCGATCCACGACGACCCGCAGCAGGCCGCCGAACTCACCATCCGCCAGAACCTCGTGGCGGTGCTCTCCAACGGCACGGCCGTGCTGGGCCTCGGCGATATCGGCCCGCTCGCCTCCAAGCCCGTGATGGAGGGCAAGGCCGTCCTCTTCAAGAAATTCGCCGGCATCGACGTCTTCGACATCGAGGTCGACCAGAAGGACGTGTCCAAGCTCGTCGACGTGGTCTGCGCCCTCGAGCCGACCTTCGGCGGCATCAACCTGGAGGACATCAAGGCCCCCGAGTGCTTCGAGGTCGAGGAGCAGTGCCGGGCCCGGATGAACATCCCGGTCTTCCACGACGACCAGCACGGCACCGCGATCATCGTGGCCGCCGCCGTCCTCAACGGCCTGGAACTCGCCGGCAAGAACCTGTCCGACGTCCGGATCGTCACGTCCGGCGCCGGCGCGGCGGCGCTCGCCTGCCTCAACCTGCTCGTGTCGCTCGGGGCGACCCGCGAGAACATCACGGTCACCGACATCAAGGGCGTGGTCTACAAGGGCCGCCCGGAGCTGATGGACCGGTGGAAGGACGTCTACGCGCAGGAGACCGACAAGCGGACGCTCGCCGAGGTGATCCCGGGGGCGGACGTGTTCATCGGCCTCTCGGCCGGCGGCGTGCTCAAGCCCGAGTACCTGAAGGAGATGGCCGAGAAGCCGCTGATCATGGCGCTCGCGAACCCTTATCCGGAGATCATGCCGGATCTGGCCGAGAAGGAGCGGCCGGACGCGATGATCTGCACCGGCCGGTCGGACTTCCCGAACCAGGTCAACAACGTCCTGTGCTTCCCGTACATCTTCCGCGGCGCGCTCGACGTCGGCGCCCACAAGATCAACGAGGAGATGAAGAAGGCCGCCGTGAAGGCGATCGCGGGCCTCGCCCACGAGACGACCTCCGACGTGGTCGCCCGCGCCTACGGCGGCGAGGCCCGGCCGTTCGGGCCGAGATCCCTGATCCCGAGCCCGTTCGACCCGCGCCTGATCCTGCGCATCGCCCCCGCGGTGGCCAAGGCCGCCATGGACTCGGGCGTCGCCGGCCGGCCGCTCCCGGATCTCGACGCCTATGTCGAGAGCCTCGACCGGTTCGTGCACCGGTCCGGCCTGATCATGAAGCCGCTGTTCTCGAAGGCGAAGGCCGAGCCCAAGCGCGTCATCTACGCCGAGGGCGAGGACGAGCGCGTGCTCCGCGCCGTCCAGGCGATCGTCGAGGACAAGGTCGCCTTTCCGATCCTGGTCGGCCGGCCGCGGGTCGTGGAGACCCGGCTGAAGCGCTTCGGCCTGTCGATCGAGCACGGCCGCGACTTCGAGCTGATCGATCCCGAGGACGATCCCCGCTACCGCGCCTACGTGCAGACCTATCTGGAGGTGGCGGGTCGTCGGGGCATCACGCCGGACGCGGCGCGCACCCTGGTGCGCACCAACAGCACGGTGATCGGCGCCATCGCGGTCCGCCGCGGCGAGGCCGACGCGCTGATCTGCGGCCTGGAAGGCCGGTTCGAGACGCGTCTGCGCATCATCCGCGACGTGATCGGGCTCGCGCCGGGCGTGGAGCAGTGCGCCGCGATGAGTCTCGTCGTGACGCATAACGGCGCCTACTTCCTGGCCGACACCCATGTCCGCCAGAACCCCACCGCCGAGGAGATCGCCGACGTGGCGCAGGCCTGCGCCAGCCACGTCAGCCGTTTCGGGATGACGCCGAAGATCGCGCTGCTCAGCCACTCGGATTTCGGCCAGTCGGATTCGCCCTCCGCGATGAAGATGCGCGACGCCCTCGCGCTGCTGCACGCGCGGGATCCCCAGCTTCAGGTCGACGGCGAGATGCAGGCCGATTCGGCCCTCAACGAGATGGTGCGCGAGCGCGTGCTGCCGGGCTCGCGGCTCAAGGGTGCGGCCAACGTCCTGATCTTCCCGAATCTCGACGCGGCCAACATCGCCTTCCAGTTCGCGAAGGTGCTGGCGGACGCCCTGCCGGTCGGCCCGCTGCTGATCGGCCCGGCCAAGCCCGCCCACATCCTGACGCCGTCGGTGACGGCGCGCGGCATCGTCAACGTCACGGCCGCGGCCGTGGTCGAGGCCCAGGCGGACGAGGCCGCGGCGACGGTCGAGGAGCGCGGCGTCGGCATGCTCTCGGAATGA